The Bombus pascuorum chromosome 11, iyBomPasc1.1, whole genome shotgun sequence genome includes the window ACTATGAAGATAAAACTATAAGAAAACATGAATTTGTTAAGTGATTAAATTGAGTACCTATTTCCGAAATCCCATTTTTACAAAACATGAAAGAATATgtacaaagaaattttatacactTACCATCATTAAGATGTAATTGCGATACCTCTGGTGGAGGTATTAGATCTGGTTGAATTATGATAGCTTTACGGACTTGTCCAACATTAGACAAAAGCTACAACagataacaataaataagttaattacaacaataattaaaacttgattcatattttatactacTCACTGCGCGGTTACTTTCTCTCCAACGGGAAATTGCATTACTATCGTTAATATTAATCGCAACTAACTTTGCATCTTGGACCATCGGAGCAACACCTAAATagaagtattttttattaagtttaaatagtatttaaatatatttaaaagaatttaattaaataattcatgtgATATTATTGTGTATCATTTACTATTTTGGAGAATATCTGTAGCTTGATTAACTCTTTGAATGAACGCAGGATCCTCGCTATTATCACTTTCTTGTTTTGCCACAAGTATTACTCTGTTAGCCAATCTAGCAATGGCAGCTGTATTGTCAACCATTTTTTGTGGATGACTTTTTGCTATAGCTTCCTCACATAGGAACGAATGTTTTTGCATTTGTTCTTCAGAAGTTCTAATGAAATCTCCACTATCAGTTGCTTCATCACATAATGCACGTGCTCTCTGCATTGTTTCTGCATATTGCTGtcgcaaattttcaaaatgttcatCCGCAGCTTTGCTGTCCGGATAAGTCATTCGAATTCGTCCAGCATTAATTAATTGTGGTGTTAAAGATTCAACTTGCGAAGCACTTGCAGTTAACGCTTCCGCTAATTTTTTGTTACCTCCACTACctaagatttaaataaattctattatatgAGTAAAACAATGATAGGACTACAGTAATAATATATCCACATACCACCAGCAGCCACCATTCTGGCTGTTTTTGCTGCCCTATTGGAAAATGTTTGAAGAGCATGCGTtttatcattgaaattttgatCGCGGCCTAAAGTTCCTTCCGGAGCTAATACAGCGTCCGTGAATTGTTTTAAAGGCGTCGTTATATCGATGAAATCTTCGACTACTCTCGACACAACGGCTTGTTGTATTCTATTTTTCAGTTCATACAGCTTATGCGACAATTGACGAGCGATTTCTTGGGCACGAGGTGTGTTTCCTTGACCATGAGCGCATAAATCTCCAAGTTGATGAGAGAGATTGTCAACTTCATCGCAAAGTTGTAGAATTTCTGCTTTATGTATTCCTGGTAGACCTTCGGCAACCTAGTGTTTAGAATATAAATCAACTAATAAACATGAAAAAGGTTAGAAGTTTGTcgcatatataaatatcgtgaTACCaacagaataattaaattaagtttttattattagcaTTTAGAAGGAATACTCAAATTGCACACGTAACTTACACTTGCTACGTGCTGCTGATTCTTCCCATTTGCggcatttaaattattaaaattaaatgataaactTCTAGATTCAGATAGTTATAACGTGCCCATACATTCGATagcaaagagaaagaaaaaaaagtaaaatgtaatattttatttatgtaccTTTTTTCCTTCATGTATAATTAAAGCTATAGCTCTCTGACCAAGTCCTTTATCATCATGTTGTGGATTAAGAAGCCATTTATTCGCTTGTTCTAGACGACCTGCAACTGTGTGAGCAGTTTGCGTAGTACCAGATTTATCAGCAGCTTCTATAGCAGAGGCAATAGCATTGCGAAGttcgtttgttttttcttttataccaCGCGCTAAAGCTTCCGCTTGCGGTGTAGTTCCTTTGAGAATAAGAATATCATAACAAATCAGTACaaaaaattcacaaaatacattttatactcAGATATAAGTATGTTTATATAAACCTTTTTCATTCTGTCTTAATTCACAAAGTGCATTGGTCATAGTAACAATTTGTGaagttaatttttgtaatgGTTCTGCCTGTGAAGACGGGAGATATCTTTCTGCCAATCGTTGTGCTTGTTCAACTATTTGACGAAGACTCTTTTCTCCTACTCCACCGCGCAAAGCAAGTCCATCATCTAACCAATCATAAGCAGCTCTTATCCTAGATTCTATAGCACTTTGTGCTTTCTTTAATACcttaaaaagagaaacaaagatatcaaaatatattcaaattttatataccacaTTGAAGTGTTTAATAGTTGATACACACTGTTAACTGGTCAGCATCCCATTCTTCTTCATCATATGTAGTAAGTTGCAATACcctaataatttcatttaattcatcTGACATTCTGCCAGCTAAATAGTTACGATTTTCAGCTGCTTCTTCTGCTCCTTTACTTCCTTGAGAAATaatgtgaataaatattttcatagagCAGATGAGAATTGGTGCAAGTGTTTTTACctattacatattttcatttataatacttGTTACTAACATCAATACagtttatatcatatattaacATCTATTATCTCTGTACTTACTTGCTCTAAGCAGCGTACCAGAATTTCTCTATGTACTTGATGAGTTAGTTCTTTTTCACGAGCACTCACTTCTTTCGATACTTTGCTGAGACAAGGacttaaatttttaagaaaatgaaCCAAATCTTCCATTGTTTCAATAACTTCTGTTACTGCCAAATAATCTAGTACTCTTTTGCATTCCCTAATAATTTTACGTACTTCACTTTCATCAAAGCACAGAAGTAAGGAACTAGTTCCTTGAAGGATCCCACGTGAACCTTCTATTAGCTTTTTCCTAATAAACAGATTACATTTTCATCTCAATatatcttgtaaatatttttaacttcatAAGATTATGTAACAGCAGctttataacataaattttgTCTTAGTTTCAATACCTAGCTGGTCCAGAATATGGGTCTTGTTTTAACATAGCTGATGCCTCTTCCAAGAGACGTGAAGCTCCTTCAACTCGTTGTAAAGCAGCAGGCATATCTTGTTTAAGTAAAGCATCATCAGAAgaattaattgtttcttttcctaCCTATgtatcaataaaaaatttaaagaaaaatgataaaattattttactaaagTAAATTTAGTTTCAAAGACTAACTTACCTTAACAAGATTTGCCACTGCCATACTAACTGCTTGCACAGGCCTTCCCAAATCAGGTATTGCATTTCCATCTTCAGCTTCTTCATGTAAGATGACAAGTCTTGAAACCTGCAATATACAAACATCAATAACACAAAATTTTTTGGAAAtagttttgaaaaatttatctaaGTTAATAatgtaacttttataatctttttatgtttactttatatatttagaagATAAACAAACATTTGTCATATAAACAcgtattaaaaagaatatttaatctaTATCTGAactacatataaataaaacttagttctaaatgaaatttctaaataattataaatatttgttatatattaaaatacattatataattttaacagaaaaaaaattaaatattaaaaattgacaatatacaataattctaaagaaaaatatatttattctaaataattttttggtaCATTAGTataatcgaaaatataatCTATATCCTATAATCTATATCTATAagtatatctatatctataatCGATTAGTATCATCTATAGATATAACTATATACATGTTTATCTTACATTAACATTGGAGTTATCTAAATTAGCATATTCAGAAAGACAATCAATTTAGAGGACATTAGTAATTTCATATGTATAATGTGTAGGATGGTTTAATGATTGGTAGACTGAAACATTTCCTTTTTTAGAAATACAGAATGATCTTAGTTTAGATAACATGATTTTTCATAATGTCTGTACTAGGATTGAATTTCATATAGCCAACCTTTTAGACCTAAAGATGAATTTAGTATCCCTATCCTATATTTGTAGAATGATGTCATAGTTCTATATAAAGAAAGACAAGTCACTTGGCAGGTTTACCATGATAATAACATcattcataataattaatggcataaaattaaaattataaatttcataacatgtattaaatgttatgtttttaacaaataattctAGTTTGACAGatcttaaattatataaatatattttacaaatagatcagataaaatatatgtaaaaaaattgcaacctattttatattatgacaagtgaattatttctaaagatgaaattaattaatgaattccTTTTATCGAAAATCTGTCTCCTTTTAGTTTCATCCTTCTCTCTCCATTCCAAGTAAGAAATATCCATGACATTTTTGGAAACATAACAAAGTTAGTGAtgattctataaatataacaattaaaacattgaaatataaatatatttacctGCTGTGCGACAGGCTCGAGGATACTTTCTATGGTTTTTGTATGAAATACCGGCATCTTAGCTGCCTTTGTTAcgaaaaaacgtaaaaatgcTGATTATTAGAACGTatgaaaacgaaacaaatttgcttgaaaatttaatgaaataattacatgCGAAAACATTAACAATGCGTTGCAAGAACCAAACAGAACTATTTCAAGGAATAACACGAAATAACTTATCCGACGTACTACTAGGATGAGAAAATACGTAAGTAATTATGCAGTGATGGATCACGAATCACGATTCATGATCAAGAATTACGATTCTGTATTCGAGAAAATTGTATCGATACAAACATAGAAATCTAGGGAATATTGCGTATTCTTGCCTTGCCTTGATCTTGACATCACGAATTATGTTTGCAAATAGTGAAtcagtttgaatatttttggcgtgaattttaaatgatatgaAATTCTGATGAAATCTGAGCAGtgtaacatttaataataataaggatttttctttttataccaACATCTACataaaaatgttacgtataaGCTATATtggtataaattaaaacactagaattttataacgtttaaaattCGCGCCAAATATTTTGAACTTGTTTCGTAACTATGTTCGTGATGTTTCAAGGTAGATACGCAATGTGTATGCAAACGTGTTTTGAGATTAGTATTTCACAATGCTCGTGGATTGCATCCTATGAATGcatgttacaaatataaataaagaatttttatattgttgaCAACTATACAAGTATACAAAATGTGTAAGATCCATGAATTACAAatcataaagtaaaattttaagatttgtaaatttatttctaaacgTTATGTtacatttgcaaattttaattttatgtcaATTTAATTAGCAGAggttaatgaaataaatgatataattaataatatcaatcCATCACAAAAAATACCGCAAAAGGCATCAAAACTTGGCTTATATCTTATTGGAATAACAGGtagtataatagaaaatatgttatgaaatgtaattatattaatttccataaatgtgattcatttatattatcttttagGAGGCATTGCAACAGCTATTAGTGTGATATGTATTCCATTTGTGAGTCCTGCCTTTCGCAAAATATGTTTGCCTTATGTACCAGCTACGTCTCAGCAAATAAGAAATGTATTGCAAGCTTTAGAAGGACGTACTGGTTCTTTGATTGATCTTGGAAGTGGTGATGGGCGTATAGTAACTATTGTCTTCATATAGtgtaaatattgaattgttagtaaatacaaatacagtactataattttataaataggtCTTTGCAACAGCAAAAGCAGGATTTAAAGCTCATGGAATTGAATTAAATCCTTGGTTAGTATGGTACTCTAGATTAAAAGCTTTAGTCACAAGTTCATCTTTGCagacaaaatttataaaacagaatttatGGAATCATAACTTAAAAAAGTATGATAATATTGTGTTATTTGGTGTTGATCAAatggtaaattttatatattaatttttatattgcttCTCTTGCACAATGTATTTAATGtagtatatattttcagatgaaagatgttgaaataaagtttattaaaGAGCTACAAGAAGATTCTGTTATAATTGCTTGTAGGTTTCCACTTCCTACtataagtgaaataaaaacaattggTGAAGGTGTTGATACGGTTTGGATATACAAGATTTCAAAAAgtttaaaatagtataattaaatatgaattttaaaatatttataaacattgtaaatattgcgtaattataaataaattacactgTATAAATCATGATACATATCATAAGTAGATAATGACAGACTAATGAATAAAtaagctttttattttataaaatttatatgttaatatCTATATgcatttctataaattaattagatattttacatttatacacAAGCATAATTGTAttcatatacattttcaactttgtaattattcatttgtttaaCTGTATTGTAATACTAggaacttttaaaatttaagtttcaaaatttttaatattctgtaatgaaaaattgagctaacaaatttaaaaatccaaaTATTGGAATACTTGTATGTAAAAGTGTAGAAAATATTGTCaatcttttttgttgtttcaaAATTGCCAAGTATAATAAACTTGGTAAagtaaaaacataaataaaaccACTTAAGGCACCTGTATATCGTATTATTGTACCAATATATGGTACAAACACTGCAAATAAAATGCATATAGATACCAAAATAACGTTAACTAGAATAACACAGCCTGTATTAAATGTCTTACACATTGATGTAAGTAATTGAACACGTAACATGTATGCAAGTAATGGATAAACggttaataattgaaaaagaagaacaattCGAGCACCTACTGTTAAGCCATtccatttttgaaaattattcaacaaattctgtaaaaaagattcaattttacttgttattttctttcctaaGAATGTTATACTTTGATGCttaatttagtattttacTTACATCTTCAATGCATGATTTGCTCAATGGAaaacatacataaaatacTACACCTACTATAATATAAGTTAGAGTAACCAATAGATAGGCTACTGAAAGATCTCTTCCCtgtaattaaaagataaaacttttcaGTAGTTTGATTATATTTATGCGAAAAAGGAAGTaagattatttacatttttactttGATCATGATTGTTCTGCATCACAGTAATTATAATGTTGTGAATGAAAAATGACAATGCTAACATTCCAGAAAGTgcaggaaatgaaaattttaacgtCCAACTTGTATTCCACTCTATTTCATTCATATTAATACCCCATGAGTACGATTTAATCAAAACAAAGGTAATCAAATATATGATTGACATCGTTCCTATGacacatataaaaaaatcataattttataaatcaaatgtgacttaaaaaaatattaaatctacAAATCATTTGCATACATACcaagagaattaaattttgtaaaaaaggtgggactattaaaatttaaaaacggaaatattaataaaccaaGAAAAATAGGAACTGTTTTATAGAGATCCCAAATTGATTCCAAagtattatatgtaaaattatgaattattaaatttgtgcTATTATAGATTACTCTTTTTGGGCATAGTactagaattaaaataaataatttacattaatcttTCAATATGTAtcatgaataaaatatacttaccTTCTGAtgtgtatgaaatattatcatttGTATAGTACTGGGATACTCCGActaaattatctataaaaaaaatattattcaatttttttaatgaacttTACATGAAAAGCAAAGATTTATGCACATTTAccatatatgaaatttacagAATTATATAGGAAATTAGACATAAGAACCCAGTAAGCTATAGTTGCGCCTATTAAAACTGTAATGCTAAAAACTTTGGCAACATATTCTGTCCACTTGTTAAGATATATCCGACATAATTGAATTACTTCTATACCTTTTTGTCCACCtgaaacattaaattattataagcATATTGTTGTATTAGTTTCcctaaacaaaaagaattaaatattttgtaccataatatttatgtacaagTAGAAGACAATAAGCAGTATATAGACATAAACCACTCATCACAAGTATTAGAATAATACCGGGAAAGAAACCAGCCATTTGAATACCCCATGGTATCGTTAATAAGGAGGAGCCTAATATTGTGTTCCATATTGAAAATCTATaaagatatgaaattatataattgcaaataaatattattctttaaagATTCCTATTAATCATTAACTTAATCtgtcatataaaatatataaaaagaaaaaaaccaatatttaaaagttaaaaaatggaaaatcgcagttacaaaaaaaattaagaagaatATATGTAGGTTAATGAtctaaaattttgttacgaTTAGTGTTGGTTGtgcttataaataaattgcataactttttattctttatttagtTTATAGTTTAGTAAATATTGTTTAGGTTTATACTAGAACTACCAATggctaaaaaaatatatgtatattcccaggaaattttacagaagattataagaaaattccttctgtaaacttatacaatttttgtaaaaaattatggattggtcattttgagaattttgataattttagtATTAATGTTCATCAATATTCAATCATAGCATCTCATGTGGTTCCCTTGTTATTCTTCTTAGGTACCAGCTACGGGCATTGACCTTTCGGGTGGCCGTCTGTTGCCCAGGCAACCGACGGAGCACTAACCCCTTCTAATGTGAATATACTGTGTAGTCGTCGTCGTCACAACCACCCGATGGTGGTCGAAACGTGAGCGACTGTTAACCATGTTCGTTTGATACTCTTTCGTTTTCATATCTTAAAACCATGCATCCGCTTTGATCTTTTACATtcttcttccctcttttttgtttatttaaaatggaaGAAAGGCAACATATCaacatgtataatttaaaGTTTCTTTGTTCTATTATGCTACTGCGTTAGGTGCGTGCTTTTAAGATGTGAGAACGAACGATGGTGTACgattttaaacattaattgaaacattatataaatagtaGTGCAAATTAATATCATGAAAGCAAGTTTTAACATCCTTTGAGATCTTATTTTGACGAAACTTAGCGAAAGGAATTTCGATTTACATAGGTAAGTTTTCTTAATatgatatatgtaataatagtttacaacAATGAAATATCTAACTTgtcaagaattatttttagaacggatgatgtttaaatatattatcctaattaaacattcttttgtttgctttcaaattttgagttcataattttaatttgcagAACTATATTGAAGATTTAGTGAATGAAGAGAAAAGATCACAaacaatatgtaataaaaaagcataaaaatgttattgtaAATACAAGTTACTTTTTATATGCATGTATCAAACGAGAGGTGAAAGATgatgaaaatgatatattGTTTATAAGAAACAAGTTAGTCTTCTATGTTCAAAATGCATACAGGCATTTCTGATGcaagatttcatttttctctcatCATCAACCTACTAAAAATACGACTACAAAGAgataacaaaaaatttatgaatgcGATTAGATTTCTGAACACTGTACTAAGAGAATTGACCCAGAACCCTTTCTTGATGATAACATGATAgctgataataatttataattaatactatattatgCTATTGATGCTAAATTTATTAATGCAAGAACaacattaacaaaaattttcttttgccGGTTGATAATCATGTGAAGCATGAGattttagaaacatttttgcataatagtacatcgaaaaaatattattggatATTAAGAACTAGGTATTATATTGTTACTTACATTGTAACTAGAGAGCTTTGTTTTGATTTAATATCCTTGCATGTAGCTTCCTCAGCTTCctattgcaataaaattaagataacaattcatttataatttgtttaacaTAGCTGTTCATATTTATGttactatatatttaacaaaatacaaataaaaaatgttacaataaatTCTCACAACTATTTCAGTgtcagtaaaaattttaagtgAGGATATGTTTGTACTAAGTAGAATTTTATGATTGCAATAGAATTTAACTAAAgataatgaatattatttctttctatattattctatattatttcttttatttcaaagtatccaaccttgatataaatattatatattgaaacatgcaattttatattgtttgtgGTGTTCTCACCAGATCAGTATTATGGATTTCATAACATCTGTCTTGTCTTACGTTTAAGGAGGAGGAagtgtttaatattaaaggTGTAACTAAAGTATGATTTTCAGCAAGGGGTGGTGGTCTCTTTGGTACTACAGTAATGTTAGAATGGTGACTACAACTTTCTAAACTACCATACCTATGAAAAATTGactataataaacaattattatcaataataatattaaaaatgatacttagcagaaaaagtaatattatttcatttataatgaAAAGAAGTATTGTTAAAGGATAGTAAGAAAAAATTGGTACTTGAAATAGCTATTTGTAGGAGTGCAGTCTAAATCACTGGTTTCAGaatcttgaaatatattgGGTTCTATACTAGTATGAGATCCTGAAGAGAATAAAGGTGCACTTTCAGATCCACTATCATGCTGTATAATACAAGATTTCCAATCATTTTTACATCTATacatgttatatttaatttatgcaTATACATGCATGCCATATAAGTGGaactatcaaaataaaatatatgtgttATTAACCATTTACcctataattttttattctttctttaattatttttcttattatttatattttttattatctttaattGACAATTTAAATACCATAAAAATTACTTACTTGCAACGTTTATCAGTGTGTTCAAATGTTAAATTTCACACtaaaactttttgaaattcaaattttgcgTATATTCgttgtttataatattattataatatttctgaaaattcgTATAGGCATATTAAAAGCGTTGATTAGAAATCGAAAGAtgtgttaatatttaattaaaaaatttcacttatttttGAGATACTATGTGATTACACTATCAATGATACAACCTAtgatacaatttataatacagCTTTCACGAGCGAAACTTAGGGAGAACTGTTGTTTTAAACAACTATACGTCTGTTTTGTAAAATCGCGAGCTTATATCAGGCATTCTTGACATAATAAGCTCCCTCctccttatttttcttcgctaATGCTGATCTTCATAATAAGTAAATCATCATCTACGCGTGCGTGTACTTTTTACTCGACTTTTCTTTCTAcattttcgtatattttgaaaaaaatttccgaataacaaaatacaacgaatttaaatatcgtaatgcatttggaaaaattgttcattttttctgtaatataAAAAGCAGACTTCATTTTTGAATTACGCAAACGTtaggtgtgtgtgtgtgtgtgcgcgcgcgcgtgtgcgtgtgtgtatccgctctatataattttaatatgtaaaaaattaagtttttAAATGTTGTCTAACAACCtattatatcgataatatactaaataattaTCTGATAAacataattgttaatttatagtaTTCTTTGCAAGTCTATACATCAATAATTTTACGGAAATCCTAAAGCAAAGAATCGCAAGATTCTAGATTAAGATAAAAGTCGTCCAGTTTTAAATATCAcgcatttaattaattattattaacatgtTGATTACCGTGGTCATCAGTAACCCACGTTACTCAATCTTTTAGAATG containing:
- the LOC132911754 gene encoding vinculin isoform X11, which codes for MPVFHTKTIESILEPVAQQVSRLVILHEEAEDGNAIPDLGRPVQAVSMAVANLVKVGKETINSSDDALLKQDMPAALQRVEGASRLLEEASAMLKQDPYSGPARKKLIEGSRGILQGTSSLLLCFDESEVRKIIRECKRVLDYLAVTEVIETMEDLVHFLKNLSPCLSKVSKEVSAREKELTHQVHREILVRCLEQVKTLAPILICSMKIFIHIISQGSKGAEEAAENRNYLAGRMSDELNEIIRVLQLTTYDEEEWDADQLTVLKKAQSAIESRIRAAYDWLDDGLALRGGVGEKSLRQIVEQAQRLAERYLPSSQAEPLQKLTSQIVTMTNALCELRQNEKGTTPQAEALARGIKEKTNELRNAIASAIEAADKSGTTQTAHTVAGRLEQANKWLLNPQHDDKGLGQRAIALIIHEGKKVAEGLPGIHKAEILQLCDEVDNLSHQLGDLCAHGQGNTPRAQEIARQLSHKLYELKNRIQQAVVSRVVEDFIDITTPLKQFTDAVLAPEGTLGRDQNFNDKTHALQTFSNRAAKTARMVAAGGSGGNKKLAEALTASASQVESLTPQLINAGRIRMTYPDSKAADEHFENLRQQYAETMQRARALCDEATDSGDFIRTSEEQMQKHSFLCEEAIAKSHPQKMVDNTAAIARLANRVILVAKQESDNSEDPAFIQRVNQATDILQNSVAPMVQDAKLVAININDSNAISRWRESNRALLSNVGQVRKAIIIQPDLIPPPEVSQLHLNDEVVPPRPPLPGGDIPPPRPPPPETDDEDEMFMHAPQPNQPIMMAAHGLHQEVRQWSSKDNEIIAAAKKMAILMGRLSGLVRGEGGNKRDLIACAKAIAEASQEVTRLAKELARECTDKRIRTNLLQVCERIPTIGTQLKILSTVKATMLGAQETLPTWEELMLYGTEEDQEATDMLVGNAQNLMQSVKETVRAAECASIKIRTASGMKLRWVRRQPWYQY
- the LOC132911754 gene encoding vinculin isoform X5, which gives rise to MPVFHTKTIESILEPVAQQVSRLVILHEEAEDGNAIPDLGRPVQAVSMAVANLVKVGKETINSSDDALLKQDMPAALQRVEGASRLLEEASAMLKQDPYSGPARKKLIEGSRGILQGTSSLLLCFDESEVRKIIRECKRVLDYLAVTEVIETMEDLVHFLKNLSPCLSKVSKEVSAREKELTHQVHREILVRCLEQVKTLAPILICSMKIFIHIISQGSKGAEEAAENRNYLAGRMSDELNEIIRVLQLTTYDEEEWDADQLTVLKKAQSAIESRIRAAYDWLDDGLALRGGVGEKSLRQIVEQAQRLAERYLPSSQAEPLQKLTSQIVTMTNALCELRQNEKGTTPQAEALARGIKEKTNELRNAIASAIEAADKSGTTQTAHTVAGRLEQANKWLLNPQHDDKGLGQRAIALIIHEGKKVAEGLPGIHKAEILQLCDEVDNLSHQLGDLCAHGQGNTPRAQEIARQLSHKLYELKNRIQQAVVSRVVEDFIDITTPLKQFTDAVLAPEGTLGRDQNFNDKTHALQTFSNRAAKTARMVAAGGSGGNKKLAEALTASASQVESLTPQLINAGRIRMTYPDSKAADEHFENLRQQYAETMQRARALCDEATDSGDFIRTSEEQMQKHSFLCEEAIAKSHPQKMVDNTAAIARLANRVILVAKQESDNSEDPAFIQRVNQATDILQNSVAPMVQDAKLVAININDSNAISRWRESNRALLSNVGQVRKAIIIQPDLIPPPEVSQLHLNDVGEPLRNQPSPSNLCVVSSNLNTNKPQHRSISPLPKWAREGDNPDLLYQELASDNELEKSVHDGGYYYDYGNNEEVVPPRPPLPGGDIPPPRPPPPETDDEDEMFMHAPQPNQPIMMAAHGLHQEVRQWSSKDNEIIAAAKKMAILMGRLSGLVRGEGGNKRDLIACAKAIAEASQEVTRLAKELARECTDKRIRTNLLQVCERIPTIGTQLKILSTVKATMLGAQETLPTWEELMLYGTEEDQEATDMLVGNAQNLMQSVKETVRAAECASIKIRTASGMKLRWVRRQPWYQY
- the LOC132911754 gene encoding vinculin isoform X10; this encodes MPVFHTKTIESILEPVAQQVSRLVILHEEAEDGNAIPDLGRPVQAVSMAVANLVKVGKETINSSDDALLKQDMPAALQRVEGASRLLEEASAMLKQDPYSGPARKKLIEGSRGILQGTSSLLLCFDESEVRKIIRECKRVLDYLAVTEVIETMEDLVHFLKNLSPCLSKVSKEVSAREKELTHQVHREILVRCLEQVKTLAPILICSMKIFIHIISQGSKGAEEAAENRNYLAGRMSDELNEIIRVLQLTTYDEEEWDADQLTVLKKAQSAIESRIRAAYDWLDDGLALRGGVGEKSLRQIVEQAQRLAERYLPSSQAEPLQKLTSQIVTMTNALCELRQNEKGTTPQAEALARGIKEKTNELRNAIASAIEAADKSGTTQTAHTVAGRLEQANKWLLNPQHDDKGLGQRAIALIIHEGKKVAEGLPGIHKAEILQLCDEVDNLSHQLGDLCAHGQGNTPRAQEIARQLSHKLYELKNRIQQAVVSRVVEDFIDITTPLKQFTDAVLAPEGTLGRDQNFNDKTHALQTFSNRAAKTARMVAAGGSGGNKKLAEALTASASQVESLTPQLINAGRIRMTYPDSKAADEHFENLRQQYAETMQRARALCDEATDSGDFIRTSEEQMQKHSFLCEEAIAKSHPQKMVDNTAAIARLANRVILVAKQESDNSEDPAFIQRVNQATDILQNSVAPMVQDAKLVAININDSNAISRWRESNRALLSNVGQVRKAIIIQPDLIPPPEVSQLHLNDEKQLPSCQYNYFIDKEVVPPRPPLPGGDIPPPRPPPPETDDEDEMFMHAPQPNQPIMMAAHGLHQEVRQWSSKDNEIIAAAKKMAILMGRLSGLVRGEGGNKRDLIACAKAIAEASQEVTRLAKELARECTDKRIRTNLLQVCERIPTIGTQLKILSTVKATMLGAQETLPTWEELMLYGTEEDQEATDMLVGNAQNLMQSVKETVRAAECASIKIRTASGMKLRWVRRQPWYQY